A single Arthrobacter sp. ERGS1:01 DNA region contains:
- a CDS encoding bifunctional glycosyltransferase family 2/GtrA family protein, giving the protein MTTTSSPQELLEPRASREPAPQDAPSGQTAGMPHTAPAMVDITIPVYNEERSLESCVRRLHRHLAENFPYTYSITLADNASTDSTLAIATELSREISGVRVLHLGMKGRGHALRTAWLASQSPIVAYMDVDLSTDLNALGTLVAPLVSGHSDLAVGTRLSRTSRVVRGPKREFISRSYNLLLRGFLAAHFSDAQCGFKAIRTDVARQLLPHTLDDAWFFDTELLVLAERCGLRVHEVPVDWTDDPDSKVDIRATAVADLRGMLRISRDLVNGRIPVAELRAAMARKPLADDGAAGRHRLVGQLLRFAMVGLASTLFYVLLFLAFRLVADAQWSNFAALLLSAVANTTVNRSFTFGRTGPAGAFRHQFLGLLVFAVGWVLTAGALWGIHAVGGPNRTVEVVAVVLANLMATLVKFLAFRLWIFRTPAGTIPTAISTTAARETGK; this is encoded by the coding sequence ATGACGACAACATCGAGCCCCCAAGAACTCCTGGAACCGCGGGCGTCCCGGGAACCCGCGCCGCAGGACGCCCCGTCCGGCCAAACCGCCGGCATGCCCCACACCGCGCCGGCCATGGTGGACATCACCATTCCGGTCTACAACGAGGAACGGAGCCTGGAAAGTTGCGTCCGGCGACTGCACCGCCACCTCGCCGAGAACTTTCCCTACACGTACTCCATCACCCTGGCGGACAACGCCAGCACCGACTCCACGCTCGCCATTGCCACCGAGCTTTCCCGCGAGATCAGCGGCGTCCGCGTGCTGCACCTGGGCATGAAGGGCCGCGGGCACGCGCTGCGGACGGCGTGGCTGGCCTCGCAATCGCCCATCGTGGCGTACATGGATGTGGACCTTTCCACGGACCTGAACGCGCTCGGCACCCTGGTTGCCCCGCTCGTCTCCGGCCACTCGGACCTTGCCGTGGGGACCCGGCTGTCCCGGACGTCCCGGGTGGTCCGCGGCCCGAAGCGCGAGTTCATCTCCCGCAGCTATAACCTGCTCCTGCGCGGATTCCTCGCCGCACATTTCAGCGACGCCCAATGCGGCTTCAAGGCCATCCGGACCGACGTGGCACGCCAGCTCCTGCCCCACACCCTCGACGATGCCTGGTTCTTCGACACCGAACTGCTGGTGCTGGCGGAGCGATGCGGGCTGCGCGTCCACGAGGTTCCCGTGGACTGGACGGACGATCCCGACTCGAAGGTGGACATCAGGGCGACGGCCGTGGCAGACCTGCGCGGAATGCTCCGGATCAGCCGCGACCTTGTCAACGGTCGCATCCCGGTCGCGGAACTGCGGGCGGCCATGGCGCGAAAACCGCTTGCCGACGACGGCGCGGCGGGGCGGCACAGGCTGGTGGGCCAGCTCCTGCGCTTCGCCATGGTGGGGCTCGCCTCGACGCTGTTCTATGTGCTGCTGTTCCTGGCCTTCCGCCTAGTGGCCGACGCCCAATGGTCCAACTTCGCGGCGCTCCTGCTCTCCGCCGTCGCCAATACGACCGTCAACCGCAGCTTCACGTTTGGCCGGACTGGCCCAGCCGGAGCGTTCCGGCACCAATTCCTGGGACTGTTGGTCTTTGCCGTGGGCTGGGTGCTCACTGCGGGCGCATTGTGGGGCATCCACGCCGTTGGCGGCCCCAACAGAACCGTGGAGGTGGTGGCCGTGGTGCTCGCCAACCTGATGGCAACGCTCGTGAAGTTCCTTGCCTTCCGGCTTTGGATCTTCCGAACCCCCGCGGGGACCATCCCAACAGCAATATCAACAACAGCAGCGAGGGAGACAGGCAAATGA
- a CDS encoding glycosyltransferase family 39 protein, which yields MSTFTRESAVHATPPTPDSGRAAVPKPPAPAVRPRWQRPSAVALMIATAFLYLWNLNNSGYGNSFYAAAVQAGTKNWTALLFGSLDAGNAITVDKPPASLWIPALLGRVFGFSPWTLLLPQALMGVAAVALLYAAVKRVSGPAAGLIAGGALAATPVAALMFRFNNPDAMLTLCLVAAAYAVVRAIGKPGWRWLALAGALIGLAFLTKMLQGFLTIPALGLAYLWAANTTLGRRIAHLMAAVGGIVAVSGAYLLAFQLTPVSVRPYMAGSSNNSFWDLALGYNGLGRILGGSGNGGGGGAGAGGGLGGGGNTGFGGATGILRMFGSSFGAEVSWLLPAALIALVAGLWFTRRAPRTSQVRASLILWGGWLVVTALTFSFMEGTIHPYYVVALAPAVAALVGIGAVELWRGREHAPARVVLAVLVAGSAIWSAVLLARDPSWLPWLKFVVIACGVIGGAAIMTGLDRWRVGAFKAGASIAIVFSLLAGGLAPAAWTLATAAQGHTGSIPTSGPSSSGQGAGPGGAGAAGGGSGGAGLGGAGNSAGSSTALYSLLERTTTKWSAIISGASSAADLELATGTSVIDLGGWSGSDPYPTLAQFKAMVANGEVSYFIAGDMGGGGAGAGQGGSSSIATWVAQNYKATTVGGSTVYKLVG from the coding sequence ATGAGTACCTTCACCAGAGAATCCGCCGTCCACGCCACGCCTCCCACGCCCGATTCCGGCCGTGCCGCAGTCCCGAAGCCGCCGGCTCCCGCCGTGCGGCCGCGCTGGCAACGTCCCTCCGCGGTGGCGCTCATGATCGCCACCGCCTTCCTATACCTCTGGAACCTGAACAATTCGGGCTACGGAAACAGCTTCTATGCCGCGGCGGTGCAGGCCGGCACCAAGAACTGGACCGCCCTGCTCTTCGGCTCGCTCGACGCCGGCAACGCCATCACGGTGGACAAGCCCCCGGCCTCACTGTGGATTCCGGCCCTGCTGGGGCGAGTCTTCGGATTCTCCCCGTGGACGCTCCTGCTGCCGCAGGCCCTCATGGGGGTGGCCGCCGTCGCCCTTCTGTATGCCGCGGTCAAACGCGTCAGCGGCCCCGCAGCCGGGCTGATTGCCGGGGGAGCGCTGGCGGCAACGCCCGTCGCGGCCCTCATGTTCCGCTTCAACAATCCCGACGCCATGCTGACCCTGTGCCTCGTGGCCGCGGCCTACGCCGTGGTCCGGGCCATCGGAAAGCCCGGCTGGCGCTGGCTGGCCCTGGCCGGTGCCCTCATTGGGCTGGCGTTCCTGACCAAGATGCTGCAGGGCTTCCTCACCATCCCCGCACTGGGGCTGGCCTACCTCTGGGCGGCGAACACCACACTGGGCCGGCGGATCGCCCACCTGATGGCAGCCGTCGGCGGAATAGTAGCCGTCTCGGGCGCTTATCTGCTGGCCTTCCAACTGACGCCGGTTTCGGTGCGGCCCTACATGGCCGGCTCCTCGAACAACAGCTTCTGGGACCTGGCCCTGGGTTACAACGGACTGGGCCGGATCCTGGGCGGGAGCGGCAACGGCGGAGGCGGCGGTGCGGGTGCTGGCGGCGGACTTGGCGGTGGCGGAAACACCGGATTTGGCGGGGCCACGGGGATCCTGCGGATGTTTGGCAGTTCCTTCGGTGCCGAGGTCTCCTGGCTGCTGCCGGCGGCCCTGATCGCCCTCGTGGCCGGGCTCTGGTTCACCCGCCGCGCACCACGGACCAGCCAGGTGCGCGCCTCGTTGATCCTCTGGGGCGGCTGGCTCGTGGTCACCGCACTGACCTTCAGCTTCATGGAAGGCACCATCCACCCGTACTACGTGGTGGCGCTGGCGCCGGCCGTGGCAGCGCTGGTGGGGATCGGCGCCGTCGAACTGTGGCGCGGACGGGAACATGCCCCGGCCCGGGTGGTCCTGGCGGTTCTGGTGGCCGGGAGTGCCATCTGGTCGGCCGTGCTGCTGGCCCGCGACCCGTCGTGGCTTCCGTGGTTGAAGTTCGTGGTCATTGCCTGCGGTGTTATTGGCGGGGCGGCCATCATGACGGGGCTGGACCGGTGGCGGGTGGGAGCCTTCAAGGCCGGGGCAAGCATCGCGATTGTGTTCTCTCTGCTGGCCGGGGGCCTGGCGCCGGCCGCCTGGACCCTGGCGACGGCGGCCCAGGGGCACACGGGCTCCATTCCGACGTCGGGCCCGTCCTCCTCGGGGCAGGGCGCCGGACCGGGCGGCGCGGGTGCGGCTGGCGGTGGATCAGGCGGCGCGGGCCTTGGCGGCGCCGGCAACTCCGCGGGCTCGTCCACCGCGCTGTACTCGCTGTTGGAACGGACCACCACCAAGTGGTCGGCAATCATCTCCGGGGCCAGCAGTGCGGCCGATCTTGAGCTCGCCACCGGCACCTCGGTCATCGACCTGGGCGGCTGGAGCGGATCGGACCCGTACCCCACGTTGGCGCAGTTCAAGGCCATGGTGGCCAACGGCGAAGTCAGCTACTTCATCGCCGGCGACATGGGCGGCGGCGGTGCGGGGGCCGGCCAGGGCGGCAGCTCGAGCATTGCCACCTGGGTGGCGCAAAACTACAAGGCCACCACGGTGGGCGGCTCCACCGTCTACAAGCTGGTTGGCTGA
- the dhaK gene encoding dihydroxyacetone kinase subunit DhaK, with product MKKLINDPKAVVDEAVEGFGKAHAAHVTVHPDPLFITRKDAPKPGKVGLISGGGSGHEPLHAGYVGYGMLDAAIPGAVFTSPTPDQIIPATAAANAGAGVVHIVKNYTGDVLNFETAAEMAQADGIEVRTVLVNDDVAVEDSLYTAGRRGVGGTVLVEKIAGAAAERGDDLDAVAAIGRRVNDNVRTMGVALSACTVPHAGVPSFELAEDEIEIGIGIHGEPGRHKIPMENADGITDRLLEPILADLKPAAGDKVLLFVNGMGGTPASELYIVYRHAAKVLEDAGLVVERSLVGNYITALEMQGCSISVLRLDDEMTALWDAPVNTPALRWGM from the coding sequence ATGAAAAAACTCATCAATGATCCCAAGGCAGTAGTTGACGAAGCGGTGGAAGGGTTCGGCAAGGCGCACGCCGCCCACGTCACCGTCCACCCCGACCCGTTGTTCATCACCCGCAAGGACGCCCCGAAGCCGGGCAAGGTGGGGCTGATCTCCGGCGGCGGCAGCGGCCACGAACCCCTCCACGCCGGCTATGTGGGCTACGGCATGCTCGACGCCGCGATCCCCGGTGCGGTGTTCACCTCGCCCACCCCCGACCAGATCATTCCGGCGACGGCCGCAGCCAACGCGGGCGCCGGCGTCGTGCACATCGTGAAGAACTACACGGGCGATGTGCTGAACTTCGAAACGGCCGCCGAGATGGCCCAGGCCGACGGCATCGAGGTGCGCACCGTGCTGGTGAACGACGACGTCGCCGTGGAGGACTCCCTGTACACGGCCGGACGGCGCGGCGTGGGCGGCACCGTGCTCGTGGAAAAGATTGCCGGGGCCGCGGCCGAACGCGGTGACGACCTCGACGCCGTGGCCGCCATTGGCCGGCGCGTCAACGACAACGTGCGCACCATGGGCGTGGCCCTGAGTGCCTGCACCGTCCCGCACGCCGGGGTGCCGAGTTTTGAATTGGCCGAGGACGAGATTGAGATCGGCATCGGCATCCACGGCGAACCCGGCCGTCACAAGATCCCCATGGAAAACGCCGACGGCATCACCGACAGGCTGCTCGAACCCATCCTCGCGGACCTGAAGCCGGCAGCGGGGGACAAGGTCCTCTTGTTCGTCAACGGAATGGGCGGCACCCCGGCAAGCGAGCTGTACATCGTGTACCGGCACGCGGCGAAGGTGCTCGAGGACGCCGGGCTGGTGGTGGAACGCTCCCTCGTGGGCAACTACATCACGGCGCTGGAAATGCAGGGCTGCTCCATCTCGGTGCTGCGCCTGGACGACGAAATGACGGCATTGTGGGACGCACCCGTCAACACGCCGGCACTGCGATGGGGGATGTAA
- the dhaL gene encoding dihydroxyacetone kinase subunit DhaL, whose protein sequence is MADTPAGNTLGAAWAADWLRRSAAVVAENRMALIELDRAIGDGDHGENLDRGFTAILAKLDEETPATPGAAFKMAAMTLMSKVGGAAGPLYGTAFLRAATAVGDAPELDSALLAAALTAARDGVVARGKAETGDKTMIDAWTPAVDAAVAAAGNGETPAAVLTAAATAAEAGAVATDPLIAHKGRASYLGERAIGHRDPGAASSALILRAAAQAAESAA, encoded by the coding sequence ATGGCTGACACTCCTGCCGGGAACACCCTTGGCGCGGCCTGGGCGGCGGACTGGCTGCGGCGCAGTGCCGCCGTCGTGGCCGAGAACCGAATGGCGTTGATCGAACTTGACCGGGCCATTGGCGACGGCGACCACGGCGAAAACCTCGACCGCGGCTTCACCGCGATCCTGGCGAAACTGGACGAGGAAACACCCGCGACGCCGGGGGCTGCCTTCAAGATGGCCGCCATGACGCTGATGTCCAAGGTGGGCGGCGCCGCCGGCCCGCTGTACGGCACCGCATTCCTGCGCGCAGCCACCGCTGTGGGCGATGCGCCGGAACTGGATTCCGCGCTGCTGGCGGCCGCACTGACCGCTGCCCGCGACGGCGTCGTGGCCCGCGGCAAGGCCGAAACCGGGGACAAGACCATGATCGACGCCTGGACGCCCGCCGTCGACGCGGCCGTCGCTGCCGCGGGGAACGGGGAAACGCCTGCCGCCGTACTGACCGCCGCCGCGACTGCCGCCGAGGCAGGCGCCGTGGCCACGGATCCGCTCATCGCGCACAAGGGCCGGGCCAGTTATTTGGGGGAGCGGGCCATCGGGCACCGCGACCCCGGCGCTGCGTCGTCCGCGCTGATCCTGCGCGCCGCGGCCCAGGCAGCGGAGAGCGCTGCATGA
- the dhaM gene encoding dihydroxyacetone kinase phosphoryl donor subunit DhaM, translating to MSVALVIVSHSSQLAAGVVELAAQMAPNVTLLAAGGTDDGGIGTSLDKVMSALESAGTGDGVVVLADLGSAVMTAESALEFLGNPADILLADAPLVEGAVAAAVTAQGGAALAVVVKAAETALQPAAAALPAAAQPVPSAGSAGAVTALLKLINPMGLHARPAAVLAGELGALDVEIEINGVDGQSVMMLMTLGAGQGTELAVSATGPDAERAVDLVRKEVENGFGEL from the coding sequence ATGAGCGTCGCATTGGTGATTGTCTCGCACAGCTCCCAACTGGCTGCCGGGGTGGTGGAGCTGGCCGCCCAAATGGCGCCAAACGTCACCCTGCTCGCCGCCGGCGGCACGGACGACGGTGGCATCGGCACGTCCCTGGACAAGGTCATGTCCGCGCTGGAATCAGCCGGGACCGGCGACGGTGTGGTGGTGCTTGCCGATCTGGGCTCGGCCGTCATGACGGCCGAATCGGCACTTGAATTCCTCGGAAACCCCGCGGACATCCTGCTGGCGGACGCCCCCCTCGTGGAAGGTGCCGTTGCCGCGGCCGTCACGGCGCAGGGCGGCGCCGCGCTCGCCGTCGTGGTGAAGGCGGCGGAAACCGCACTTCAGCCGGCAGCGGCCGCTTTGCCGGCGGCCGCCCAGCCTGTCCCGTCCGCCGGTTCCGCGGGGGCCGTGACGGCGTTGTTGAAGCTGATCAACCCCATGGGCCTGCACGCGCGCCCGGCCGCGGTCCTGGCCGGGGAGCTGGGTGCCCTGGATGTGGAGATCGAAATCAACGGCGTGGACGGGCAATCGGTCATGATGCTCATGACCCTGGGCGCCGGTCAGGGCACCGAGCTGGCGGTCAGCGCCACCGGACCCGACGCCGAACGCGCCGTGGACCTGGTCCGCAAAGAAGTGGAGAACGGCTTCGGCGAACTCTGA
- a CDS encoding A/G-specific adenine glycosylase: protein MHQEVAQWFRQTARDLPWRGDCSPWGVLVSEIMLQQTPVVRVQPVWEEWLERWPTPAAFAAESPAEVLRAWGRLGYPRRALRLHAAAAMMVEKHDGAVPDTFEELLALPGIGTYTAAAVAAFAFGRRETVVDTNIRRVHARLVIGQALPSPALTSAEMKLAAELLPADPAESVEWNAGVMELGALICTARSPKCDFCPVREQCAWIKAGQPEPTYIPKGQPWAGTDRQVRGAVMAVLRAAEAPVHADLLWGPATEQDAAAAHLAHPAGVAAALGKLHGLNTHAPQLRRALAGLVTDGLAQHSADGYHLPR, encoded by the coding sequence TTGCATCAGGAAGTGGCGCAATGGTTCCGCCAAACGGCGCGGGACCTGCCGTGGCGGGGTGACTGCTCCCCCTGGGGCGTCCTGGTCAGCGAGATCATGCTGCAGCAAACCCCCGTGGTCCGGGTCCAACCCGTCTGGGAGGAGTGGCTGGAACGCTGGCCGACACCCGCCGCCTTTGCCGCCGAATCCCCCGCGGAGGTGCTGCGCGCCTGGGGCCGGCTGGGCTACCCGCGCCGGGCCCTGCGCCTGCACGCGGCCGCCGCCATGATGGTGGAAAAGCACGACGGCGCGGTCCCGGACACGTTCGAGGAACTTTTGGCGCTGCCCGGCATTGGCACCTACACGGCGGCCGCCGTCGCCGCTTTTGCCTTTGGCCGCCGGGAAACAGTGGTGGACACCAACATCCGCCGCGTCCACGCCCGGCTTGTCATTGGCCAGGCACTGCCGTCGCCCGCGCTGACGTCCGCGGAAATGAAACTGGCCGCCGAACTCCTGCCGGCCGACCCCGCCGAATCGGTCGAATGGAATGCCGGAGTCATGGAGCTGGGCGCCTTGATTTGTACGGCGCGGAGCCCCAAATGCGATTTTTGCCCCGTCCGGGAGCAGTGCGCCTGGATCAAGGCCGGCCAGCCCGAACCGACCTACATTCCCAAGGGCCAGCCGTGGGCGGGCACCGACCGGCAGGTGCGCGGCGCCGTCATGGCCGTGCTGCGTGCCGCGGAGGCGCCCGTGCACGCAGACCTGCTGTGGGGTCCGGCCACCGAGCAGGACGCCGCCGCGGCACACCTGGCACACCCGGCCGGCGTGGCGGCTGCTCTCGGCAAACTCCACGGGCTGAACACCCACGCCCCCCAACTCCGACGCGCCCTTGCCGGCCTCGTCACCGACGGCCTGGCCCAGCACTCCGCGGACGGCTACCACCTTCCCCGTTGA
- the disA gene encoding DNA integrity scanning diadenylate cyclase DisA: MLRSPEEALKATLARVAPGTPLRDGLERILRGRTGALIVLGMDKTMESLCSGGFEIGIDFAPTRLRELAKMDGAIVCDKDVTKILRAAVQLVPDPSIETQESGTRHRTAERVAIQTGLPVVSVSQSMQIIALYVDGLRYVLEGSEKVLARANQALATLERYRARLDQVTSSLSALEIEAMVTVRDVAVTLQRHEMVRRISEEIAQYVLELGADGRLLSLQLDELSATRGSGADMVIRDYTDPDVTDVDAAVTALQEIDQADLIDLNLIAGIVGLPTSDSLEMIIQPRGYRLVSELKAVPRAVAGRLVDHFGGLQNLMAATIDELMVVDGIGELRARTVREGLSRIAEASLLDRFL, from the coding sequence ATGCTTCGCAGCCCCGAAGAGGCCCTCAAGGCTACTCTTGCCCGTGTTGCCCCGGGAACGCCGCTGCGCGACGGGCTTGAACGGATTCTTCGCGGGCGCACGGGGGCATTGATCGTGCTCGGCATGGACAAGACCATGGAGAGCCTTTGCTCCGGCGGTTTTGAAATCGGCATCGATTTTGCCCCCACCCGGCTGCGTGAACTGGCCAAGATGGACGGCGCCATCGTGTGCGACAAGGACGTGACAAAGATCCTGCGCGCCGCCGTCCAATTGGTGCCGGACCCCAGCATCGAGACCCAGGAATCGGGCACCCGGCACCGCACGGCCGAACGCGTCGCCATCCAGACCGGCCTCCCCGTGGTTTCGGTGAGCCAGTCCATGCAGATCATCGCCCTGTACGTGGACGGGCTGCGCTACGTCCTGGAGGGTTCGGAAAAGGTGCTGGCCCGCGCCAACCAGGCCCTGGCCACGCTGGAACGCTACCGCGCCCGGTTGGACCAGGTGACGAGTTCGCTCTCCGCCCTGGAAATCGAAGCCATGGTCACGGTGCGCGACGTCGCCGTGACGTTGCAACGCCACGAAATGGTGCGCCGCATCTCCGAGGAAATCGCCCAGTACGTGCTCGAACTTGGCGCGGACGGCCGGCTGCTTTCCCTGCAGCTGGACGAATTGTCGGCAACGCGCGGTTCGGGCGCGGACATGGTGATCCGCGACTACACCGATCCGGACGTCACCGACGTCGACGCCGCCGTCACCGCCCTGCAGGAGATCGACCAGGCCGACCTCATCGACCTGAACCTGATTGCCGGGATCGTCGGGCTGCCCACCTCAGACTCCCTGGAAATGATCATCCAGCCCCGCGGCTACCGCTTGGTGTCCGAGCTCAAGGCCGTGCCGCGCGCGGTGGCCGGACGCCTGGTGGACCACTTCGGCGGCCTGCAGAACCTGATGGCGGCCACGATCGACGAGCTCATGGTGGTTGACGGGATTGGCGAATTGCGCGCCCGCACCGTGCGTGAGGGCCTGTCCCGCATTGCCGAAGCCAGCCTGCTGGACCGCTTCCTCTAA